In the Sebastes fasciatus isolate fSebFas1 chromosome 12, fSebFas1.pri, whole genome shotgun sequence genome, AAACTGCAACTCGAGGCATGTATATCAGAGGAACATTATGGGCAGATGGATGACCACATAGAACTACCCTCCACTGCTTTGACTCCAGACACAGAGAGCATGACCATGGCCTCATCTAGCCTTAGCCCTGACTCACCTGTCAGCCCCCTGGATGCCTTCTGTCCTGGAGTCTTTGGCAGGTTTGGCCCCAGTTCTTTCATGCTCTCCCAGGCAGCCTGTGCTGATGATAtaccagaggaggaaagaatGATCCCTGCCTCCCTCATCTCCTTTCCCCTCCACACCAGCCTTATCTTTAAGGCTGATTCAATGGAAATCACCCTCTTCCCCACAGAGGATGAGACTGATATAGGAGAAGGTAATGAGGGAAATGAAGGAAAGGATGTTAATGCTTAtgcagcaggagaggaggaggcagatgTTGAAGATGACGACGATGACGACGAcgatgatgaagaggatgatgatgattatgattatgacgATGATCGTGATGGCAATGCTAATGGCGCTGCTGACGGTAATGACATTGATGAAAATAATGAAGACGATGACAATGACGAGCACGATGAGGCAGGTGAGGAAGCTAAGGTAGAGGTGAAAGTGGTAGAAGAGGAGAAAGTTGAGGGAGAGGTGCAGGAAGAGGATGATGGGAAGTGTGATTGCAAAGCAGTGGTGGATCCTATAGAAGAGGACAGCTCAGCATCCTTCCTTCATTCACTTTCGGATACATCAATCAATGAGGGGTTGGACGAAGCCTTCTGTTTCCAAGACGATACAGATGACTCATTAGATTCCGCCTCTTATAATGGGGAGGAAGACGAACGTCTCTACAGCACTGAGAGGCATGCACAATCACTAGAGCCCACACCAATGGACGCACTTGATCTAACTGAAGTACAAACGGAACCTGAACAGGGATCTACCACTGGGACAGGTCAAACTGGACCTTTGCACATACAGCTGAGCACAGACAAACCTGTGGATCACCCCAAAACCACCTGTCTTTCTGAACCTACACCCTTGGATGAACCTACACCCCTTGAACACCAGTCAGACCCTGAACTGGAATCTACTAGCGGAATAGGTCAGATAAAACCTTTTCAAGTGAGCATGGACAAACCAGTGGATCGCCAGAAACCCTCCGGTCCTCCAGAAGCAATTTCTTGTCCACCAGAATCCTCCAGCAAACTGGACGAGAGTGGGAGTGAGAGTGAGATGATGGATATCTCTGGTTCTTCCAATCCTCTCGAGCAGCCTAAAAACAACCCTCATTTGAACCCTTCTACCACTCCTGTTGTCATTCGTGCTCCACCTGCTGAGTTCCACGCCTCTCCTCCTTTGGCCGCATCTGCACAGGAGACGACAGACCTTAACAGTTCAGTTCTTCCGGAAGAATTGGCTGAGGAAAAACCCCAGATGAAGGATGATGATTTGCAAGAGAGCAATGATTATTCAGGGGAGGAAACCACAGAAGAACCAGAAAGAGACTCTTTCAAATTGCTTATCAAGCCTCGTCATTATCAAGCAGAAAGCCACAGGGCTGTAGGAGCAAGCAGACGTGTATTATCAAAGTCTTTCTCCAATAAATCAGATGTGCCTGGAGGGGCAGAGGCCATATGTAGGACCAGTATTCCCAGGGAGTCTGACACTGAGCTTGACCAGAGGAATGGGAATGCCTCAGCTGAGTCCACGAGTGTGGAGGGTAGAAGCATTGATTCAGCCACCAATGACTTGAATAAAGGTGTACTTATTCTCTCTTGCCCTAAAGACCCTAATCCCAACCCCAGTAATATCCCTGTTTCTGCTTTCCCAGAAGTCATCTCAGAACTTACTGACAATCTGGCCCAGACCCCGGGTGACTCTGCCCAGGAGAACCTGAGAGAAAACACTCTGAGTACTGACGAGGGGGTGCTGGGAGCTGTTGGATCCCCACACTCCCCCCTTGCCATCTCCCCCAAAAGGGAAAACTCAGAAACAGACAGCAGGAGCGGGAGCAGGGAGATGCGTCCTGGAGCTGGGGCATGGTGTGATGACAGGATGGGGCTGGGCTTTGGTCTAGGATTAGGATCAGGGGCGGAGTTTGGTGTCTGGGGAGCAGGggagtctctctgtctgtctctggggAAGAGGTATGAGTTAGAGGCGGAGGGTCTGCTCATGTGTGACACAGAGGGCCAAAGCACAGAGACGGCCGTGGTTCCCGACATGAGCAGTGAAGTGTGCGATAATTATGACAATGTTCTGGGATCTGTTCTGGATGAGGAAGACAACAACAGTCTGTGTGGAAAGAGGGACAGGTTGGCGGATGAAGAATTGGTAGGAGAGGGAGCTTCTGAGTCCAACTTGGCTTGCTGGAAGTCCATCGAGGAGATCTCAGAAGCAGGCGGAGGGGAGGATGGAAGCTCCAGATTCCCAGAGGATGATGTCAGTAATCTAAATCCAGACAATGATGGagataacacacaaacacaagtacATGACACTTGGAAAAATTCTAACAATAACAATGATTCTGCTTTTGACTCCTTGGAAGTAGCCATGTGTGGAAGTCTGAATGCTCTATCAGAGGAAGTGAGACCCCAGAGTGTGAGTGTCAGTGTTAGAGAGTCTGTGTCTAATATTCCACTTGAGGAGATGCCGCCTCAGGTTTCTGACACAATTCCCAATGAAGGGAAACAAAAAGACAGCTCGATAAACCAGGCATCAGACACAACACAGGCACCATCCTCAAAGGAAGGTGTCTGTGAAGCTCACGTGGACAAAGCTGTAACAAACCAGCATCTCAGTTCACAAGATAAAGCCAAGTCAAGATGTCATACTAGCCCAGAGTGTCAGACAGCCACTCCAGAGACTAATACAGCCTTTTCTTTGCTACACGGATCCTTTGGGTCCTTTACACCTAAATGTAAATCTAATGAATCCAGACCAAGTAGAGCTTGTCAAGACAAGATGGAAAATACTGGTTCTCAGTCAGAACCAGAGATCGTGGAGCCTCAGACTGAAGGCCAAAGAAAAGGGGACGTCAGTCCTGCGACTGACAGACTTGCTGATGAACCAAAGACTAAAGATGCCTTTCGAGGACAGCAGTGTGTTGTTAGTAACTCAGGggaagaagatgaggaagaaaaagcagaagagaaagcaaaaaagagaggtgaggagaaagataagaagaacaaaaaggaaagaaaaacctCTCCTGCACAGAATGGGTCAGAGCACTTTGCGTGTCACGCCCCTAAAGGGGAACTTTGCACAGATAAACCAATTGCTGCtaagaaagggaggagagggaagcaGAACAAATACAGGGCATCCCAGACAGGCAGTCATGTTGACTCTAGCCCTGAATCTGTTGATGATCCAAAGAAACCTTCTGTTCCATTAAATACCACAGCAGACGGATGGTCAAAGGGGGTCGCAGACAATTGTAAAACTAAGGCAGGTCGAAAGGCAAACAACAAATCTTCATCGTGGGACTGTCAACAGAAGACATCTGGGACAGACAAAGCTGAATTTGGTTCACAGATGCAGGGGGATAACAGTCCCAGGCCTGATGTCAAAAGTCCTAGCCGTGGACACTGCAATTCTTCCACGCATACCCCAGGCAACCTCAATGTTGTGTTGGCAATGAACCAAGAGTTACAtcacaaacaggaagtgcttGATAACAGACCACTATCTGATAGTCAGAGAGGAATCACCGTGGATATCAATGACAACAACATAGATACTGGCCACAGCCCACCTACCCATGATACCGTATCATTCTCTCTGACTCCACTATCTTCCTCAACATCTCctgtttcctcttcctcccctctacCATGTGCCTCAACAGAGCCAGAGGATGATCTTCCCACACCTGTGCAGGAATCCCAACCTGTCCTCTCAGTCCAGCAACAGCCTTCACTGTCCATGTGCCACACCACCCCTACGCTTTGCTCTACCTCCCTCGCTACACAACAAGCCCCTGATTCCCAATTTCTTCCCAACAACAACCTCCAACAGGTTGTCCTTTCTGCAACTACATCAACTACATCTACAACAAGTGTCTCTTCGCCCTCATTCTCCACTGCCATGCTATTAAGCCTGTCCCAGCCTACCCAGGAGTCGTCTTCACCTGCGCCTGGGACTTTAGATTCAGCATGTTTTCCAGACTCTATTTCCCGTCCCCAGTCTCAGCCTAATCTCAACATCCAGCCTCGCAAACAAATCAAGCAAGGTTGCACGTGGAGCACACAAGACAGATGCAGAGGTGAGTTTAGAAATGATGACTTGTTAGATTGATAGCACAGTGCACTACACACTGAGGAATCCCTTATCATTTTTGTTACAGCCAGTTCTGGCAACAGTGTAAGATTGCTTTGCAAATTGGGATTGTtatcaaaaagaaaaatgggCACTATATTCCCATAGTCTGTTGGTTTTAAGCAATAAAAAAGAAGCAGAAAGTTTGTCAAATGTGAGCTTTCTAATACAAACATGATCAATTAATGTGTGCTCTGTAAGGTCCCAGTTTGGCTGAGGAGGAGACTGACAGCGAGGATGATGGTGGACTGCCTCGACGTGGCCACAGATCCCAGGCCAGAGGAGTGGCAGGAAACAGAAATGGAGCCATGCAGAGAGAGTCTGGTCCATCTAATCAGCGGGAAATGCAGCCTTTCTCTGCCCACCAAATATCCGACAGACAGTCAGGCTGTCCAATCAACCACAACCACAAGATTGCAGAAGAGATCGACCTATCCTTCAAAAACAATTGTGAGTTGTTCCTGACCTCCTATGGGAAATAAGATTCAACATCAGGAATCCCCTAATACACTCCACCCTTTTCTATTTCtgcctctttctttctgtttctacAATAGTAAACCCACAGCTATGGTTATTAAATTGATGATATAGGACAGAATAGTTTAAAGTGGCTCTGCTTTTATGACAGATATCACAAGAGGCGTAAATTCTCTGCATTATATAGTTCACTGTTTGAATTATGGATGAAGCGTGCCCTGTTGTTGagatatatgtatgtgtgagatATATTTATGTGAAATGTATTTTCCATGGGCTAATTGAATTGCCTCATTAGATGAGCTTTTGGATTTTGAAATGAACGCTCTTCATCAGCATAGCACTAATGAGACAGAGTCACTAATGCCCTTATTACTTCTACTATGGTGATTAGTTTCTATGGCAATAAGGATATGATGCTCTTCAATTTCATGCACTTGAATGTGtgttgaatattttcttgtGTAGGCTCCATATTGGCTTCCTGTAATGAGTCTGAGAGTGAGGGGTCAGTGCCGGAGCTAGAGGAGCCAGAGCCACTGAGGCCATCAGAGCCCCAGGTAAGTCTGTTCATGCTGCTTTATTGGAAACCTTCTTTTCCTGAACTGGGCAACCTATATCTTGTTTAACACTGTTGTAAGGTGAGGTGCAGGAGAGCAGGGTGAAAGGTCATCATCACTATGGCAGGGAAGTCTGCTTGGAAAATAaggcagacttttattttcagtctgaaaaaatcatcaaacaaaggaaaaacacaaggAGGGAAAATTCCTCTGCCTTCACATACAATGCTCACCACAGGTCTGGTGCTGCTCTTTCAGAGaaaacctctgctttcacaCATACTAATATAACCTAACAGCCCGCACTTCCAGTTCAAACTGGCCTATTAGGTGAGGACTACCATCAGCTGAGACTGGAGACACCTGAAGTGAGAACCTGGTCAATCAGAGCACACCTGAACAAACCTGGAGCCACTCAGTCCCCGTCAGTCAATTAACCTATTAACTATAGACCAAAGAAAACTGTGATCCACCCAACTTGGCCCAATCAAACAGTGAGTGAGGGAGTTTGTGCTTCCTCACAAACACCTTGATTTTCTAGTAACACGTTATACTTTATAACAAATGATATTGGGATTACATTGAGATTATTTTGAGGAAtataacttgtttttttaaggTCCTGATTGAATGATTTCGTATCAGGAGGAAGCTGTTTGTGTATACACTGACAGCCTGAAAACTATAAAGTGTGTTATGTAGAGATCTTGAAGCTagaattaaagctgaagtaggcgagattggagcaaatatgattaaaaaaagtttttttttataaaacggtcgctatatcctgacagtatagtacatgaaacaggtaacctgaacaaaatcatgtgcctctgtgtcctccggtgtcctccggtgtcctccggtgctcctaacggcatctgcaagatttcacagactggaggaaaacaagcattaAGAGCTGAactgagatctgctgtccatctgctgtctatgagagccagttgtcaatcactcgcgaaccccgaccaaacggtcaaactaggaagcgctgatcagatatgaatcaatattatgttacgttaatgcctatttctcctctcaaatgttttcagaatcatcttgtagtgcgcggtttagctgtaaaatgagaacgtctTTAACGTGACAGCCATGATGAGatctcttgaaggaacgccaagtactgATCACATGACcatagcacagccaataggaacgctctctctctgaaatgacctgtgattggtcaaagtctcccgtcaccggctagattttttaaagcctgaaaacagagccatgaggaggtgcagaggtctagttttctttcagaacacttgaattacaatatgctgaaaggttattatggaatttttcgcccaatgatgccaaaaataaactgacTACCGCAGGTTTAAAAGCTGAGGAGAACATAAAACATGATTTGTTGATTTGCTTTATATTTTCAGTTGATGAAGTTTAagaatattttctttatttagctATAGTGGCTAGCGCTATTTATGATAAATTTGTACTTTTGTGTACTTAAAGCACattgctgttactgctgttactgctgttgctATACAAAATAGCTAAACTGACGTATGAGAATCTCATAGATTATTACAGTGAAGtaattgatttttgttttttccttcagtCCATTTCCTTTGCAGATGAAGGGCTAAACAGACCAAAACAGAGCCGCAGTGAGAAGAAGGCCCGCAAGGTCAGACAACTggctgtataaaaataaatgaataaatcaagtgTTTATGACACCAGGGTTTCATTTGTGtcattttgtctttctttctcactctctccgCTGCTGTATGTGAACGTAGGCCATGTCTAAACTTGGTCTGAAGCCAGTCCATGGTGTGACCAGAATCACCATTAGGAAGTCCAAGAGTATCTTGTTTGTCATCAGTAGACCAGATGTGTTCAAAAGCCCCGCTTCGGACATTTACATTGTATTTGGAGAGGCAAAGGTaagtgtttctttctttcttagtTATTCAAGCTTCAGCACATGTATTGTATTGCCTCtcaacctctcctctcctatcctcAGATTGAGGACCTATCTCAGCAGGCTCACAAAGCAGCTGCAGAGAAATTCAAGGTGCCTGTGACCTCTTCTCCCTTGGCCCCACCTGTCCCACCCAGCCTCACC is a window encoding:
- the nacad gene encoding uncharacterized protein nacad, with product MPGESSHRSVPTDKHPEQGAEETGLPGPDMTRHPSTDSSPSESGSSPSDSGSSPSPSTPQKLLPACTSPFGPRLFHATPSSSGTLRPQPEGSDHRNNTPRLSGKLGGHGPCGRHIPVKMERIKVLTGSEVESDYQEPQTIDARVVMGQETLLKTTEIRKRKPLVEPSGQAIPLPYFPSFPGPQSQAKETQLKSSKEENQAQIPQKQQDQQKDPVQPPTTLHSDFQNPLFPSSSSSPEPITTDDNLKDNQEEGQTLSQDEVPSLSFSELACPVALSFSEPAYAVDPLRVGVPSSLDPDLYYTAPSTPIKMASRSSHLKHHSYPGSPACPLSPGSPSDSEDLCSPLTSPSGSYITAEGGSWTSSYTSSTSPSTSPNLLLTEEALEAPACFVGSLSEIGDEVGEEKGRAGPEREEERAGDFCLYRPEDFVMNSRMGLTGTVILEEEEALKREEIKISRESCRPCWVTDDTSPLRSSSSRSSDSQEDGGESESSLCPLEEACAGRAEYSRPMQTGLKLQLEACISEEHYGQMDDHIELPSTALTPDTESMTMASSSLSPDSPVSPLDAFCPGVFGRFGPSSFMLSQAACADDIPEEERMIPASLISFPLHTSLIFKADSMEITLFPTEDETDIGEGNEGNEGKDVNAYAAGEEEADVEDDDDDDDDDEEDDDDYDYDDDRDGNANGAADGNDIDENNEDDDNDEHDEAGEEAKVEVKVVEEEKVEGEVQEEDDGKCDCKAVVDPIEEDSSASFLHSLSDTSINEGLDEAFCFQDDTDDSLDSASYNGEEDERLYSTERHAQSLEPTPMDALDLTEVQTEPEQGSTTGTGQTGPLHIQLSTDKPVDHPKTTCLSEPTPLDEPTPLEHQSDPELESTSGIGQIKPFQVSMDKPVDRQKPSGPPEAISCPPESSSKLDESGSESEMMDISGSSNPLEQPKNNPHLNPSTTPVVIRAPPAEFHASPPLAASAQETTDLNSSVLPEELAEEKPQMKDDDLQESNDYSGEETTEEPERDSFKLLIKPRHYQAESHRAVGASRRVLSKSFSNKSDVPGGAEAICRTSIPRESDTELDQRNGNASAESTSVEGRSIDSATNDLNKGVLILSCPKDPNPNPSNIPVSAFPEVISELTDNLAQTPGDSAQENLRENTLSTDEGVLGAVGSPHSPLAISPKRENSETDSRSGSREMRPGAGAWCDDRMGLGFGLGLGSGAEFGVWGAGESLCLSLGKRYELEAEGLLMCDTEGQSTETAVVPDMSSEVCDNYDNVLGSVLDEEDNNSLCGKRDRLADEELVGEGASESNLACWKSIEEISEAGGGEDGSSRFPEDDVSNLNPDNDGDNTQTQVHDTWKNSNNNNDSAFDSLEVAMCGSLNALSEEVRPQSVSVSVRESVSNIPLEEMPPQVSDTIPNEGKQKDSSINQASDTTQAPSSKEGVCEAHVDKAVTNQHLSSQDKAKSRCHTSPECQTATPETNTAFSLLHGSFGSFTPKCKSNESRPSRACQDKMENTGSQSEPEIVEPQTEGQRKGDVSPATDRLADEPKTKDAFRGQQCVVSNSGEEDEEEKAEEKAKKRGEEKDKKNKKERKTSPAQNGSEHFACHAPKGELCTDKPIAAKKGRRGKQNKYRASQTGSHVDSSPESVDDPKKPSVPLNTTADGWSKGVADNCKTKAGRKANNKSSSWDCQQKTSGTDKAEFGSQMQGDNSPRPDVKSPSRGHCNSSTHTPGNLNVVLAMNQELHHKQEVLDNRPLSDSQRGITVDINDNNIDTGHSPPTHDTVSFSLTPLSSSTSPVSSSSPLPCASTEPEDDLPTPVQESQPVLSVQQQPSLSMCHTTPTLCSTSLATQQAPDSQFLPNNNLQQVVLSATTSTTSTTSVSSPSFSTAMLLSLSQPTQESSSPAPGTLDSACFPDSISRPQSQPNLNIQPRKQIKQGCTWSTQDRCRGPSLAEEETDSEDDGGLPRRGHRSQARGVAGNRNGAMQRESGPSNQREMQPFSAHQISDRQSGCPINHNHKIAEEIDLSFKNNCSILASCNESESEGSVPELEEPEPLRPSEPQSISFADEGLNRPKQSRSEKKARKAMSKLGLKPVHGVTRITIRKSKSILFVISRPDVFKSPASDIYIVFGEAKIEDLSQQAHKAAAEKFKVPVTSSPLAPPVPPSLTIKEESEEEEEEVDEGGLEQRDIELVMAQANVSRTKAVRALKHNKNDIVNAIMELTM